In one Micromonospora polyrhachis genomic region, the following are encoded:
- a CDS encoding ornithine cyclodeaminase family protein codes for MTLLFSDAEVAAQLDAPTAIGATRAALLAAHAGRLVAPPRGSAPLAGGRLVTTAGQLTDEWYGFRTYDTFGHPEAEQVVVLHDARSGRVRAIAVGTEIGSRRTGAIGGVAIDLLARPEASTLGVIGCGGQAWAQVWAAASVRPLREVTVYCRTRARREAFADRVRAELGIPARAVDRPETAVRGRDVVVLATDSPTPVISAADLDPGTHVNTVGFKQRGRAEFGLDLLDRADVLATDSLAQAGAYDPPMLATDPPYADNLRDLAAVLAGAVPGRAAPGEVSVFCSVGLAGTEVFLLDTLAREAAVRL; via the coding sequence ATGACCCTGCTCTTCAGCGACGCCGAGGTGGCCGCCCAACTGGATGCGCCCACCGCGATCGGGGCCACCCGGGCCGCCCTGCTGGCCGCCCACGCCGGTCGGCTCGTCGCGCCCCCACGCGGCTCCGCACCGCTGGCCGGGGGACGGCTGGTGACCACCGCCGGCCAGTTGACCGACGAGTGGTACGGCTTCCGGACGTACGACACCTTCGGCCACCCGGAGGCGGAACAGGTGGTGGTCCTGCACGACGCCCGGTCGGGGCGGGTGCGGGCGATCGCGGTCGGCACCGAGATCGGGTCGCGGCGAACCGGGGCGATCGGCGGGGTGGCGATCGATCTGCTGGCCCGCCCCGAGGCCAGCACCCTCGGCGTGATCGGTTGCGGCGGACAGGCGTGGGCGCAGGTGTGGGCGGCAGCCTCGGTACGCCCGCTGCGGGAGGTGACGGTGTACTGCCGTACCCGGGCCCGCCGGGAGGCGTTCGCCGACCGGGTTCGCGCCGAACTGGGCATCCCGGCCCGGGCGGTGGATCGCCCCGAGACGGCGGTACGCGGCCGGGACGTCGTGGTGTTGGCCACCGACAGTCCCACTCCGGTGATCTCCGCCGCCGACCTCGACCCGGGCACCCACGTCAACACCGTCGGCTTCAAACAGCGCGGCCGGGCCGAGTTCGGGCTGGACCTGCTGGATCGGGCGGACGTACTCGCCACCGACTCGTTGGCGCAGGCCGGGGCGTACGACCCGCCGATGCTCGCCACCGACCCCCCGTACGCCGACAACCTCCGTGACCTGGCGGCGGTGCTGGCCGGCGCGGTTCCCGGCCGGGCCGCACCCGGAGAGGTGAGCGTCTTCTGTTCGGTCGGGCTGGCCGGTACCGAGGTGTTCCTGCTGGACACGTTGGCCCGGGAGGCGGCGGTCCGACTGTGA
- a CDS encoding DMT family transporter: MAWVVLVVSGFLETVWAIALGRSAGFTRLVPSVVFLVALVLSMVGLSWALRSIPIGTGYAVWVGIGAVGTAVVGMVALGESASLPRLLCLLLVVAGVVGLKFFH, translated from the coding sequence ATGGCCTGGGTAGTGCTTGTCGTTTCCGGTTTCCTGGAGACCGTCTGGGCGATCGCCCTGGGGCGGAGCGCGGGGTTCACCCGGCTCGTCCCCTCGGTGGTCTTTCTCGTCGCACTGGTATTGAGCATGGTCGGTCTCTCCTGGGCGCTGCGATCGATACCGATCGGCACCGGTTACGCGGTGTGGGTCGGGATCGGGGCGGTCGGCACCGCCGTGGTCGGGATGGTGGCCCTGGGCGAGTCGGCCAGCCTCCCCCGGCTGCTCTGTCTGCTGCTGGTGGTGGCCGGGGTGGTCGGCCTGAAGTTCTTCCACTGA
- a CDS encoding YbjN domain-containing protein, whose protein sequence is MSPPGFEDTSDEPGVGGQLQTLQPLTNELIASVLTGHDYNFHTDSDGDLFGKWDDSLIYFFRVGANGEVFQVRTMAATTFSIENVSALHEFCNAWNHERLWPKAYVHVDDDGSVRVCGEVVTDLERGVTPQQLDQLISCGIATGCQMSEAVAELRP, encoded by the coding sequence ATGTCACCCCCCGGCTTCGAGGACACGTCGGACGAACCTGGAGTTGGTGGCCAGTTGCAGACCCTGCAACCGTTGACGAACGAACTCATCGCCTCGGTACTGACCGGCCACGACTACAACTTCCACACCGATTCCGACGGTGACCTGTTCGGCAAGTGGGACGACAGCCTGATCTACTTCTTCCGGGTCGGCGCCAACGGCGAGGTGTTCCAGGTTCGTACGATGGCCGCCACCACGTTCTCGATCGAGAACGTGTCCGCCCTGCACGAGTTCTGCAACGCCTGGAACCACGAGCGCCTGTGGCCCAAGGCATACGTGCACGTCGACGACGACGGCAGCGTACGGGTCTGCGGTGAGGTGGTCACCGACCTCGAACGGGGCGTGACACCACAGCAACTCGACCAGCTGATCAGCTGTGGCATCGCCACCGGCTGCCAGATGTCCGAGGCCGTCGCGGAGCTACGGCCCTGA
- a CDS encoding HSP90 family protein: protein MERRFQVDLRGIVDLLSHHLYASPRVYARELLQNAADAITARRAADPDAAPGRVVVEPAVDGSLRVHDNGIGLTEEQVHTFLASVGRTSKRDELGFARQDYLGQFGIGLLSCFMVADTIEVVSRSAGGGPAVRWTGYADGRYAVEVDETARESVGTTVVLRPRPGGGHWLAPTQVRELVRSYGHLLDVDVVLTEPDGGPESEPERLTDPQAPWEVAYDDPEVRRAALLDYGAQLLGSRPMEVVDLKVPEAGLVGVGFVLPSAAAVGQGGHRVYLKRMLLSEDARELVPDWAFFLRCVVDTALLRPTASREALYADDLLDRVRESLGEQIRGWLLDLSVHHPDRLAAFLRVHHLGVKALAVRDDEMLRLVDAWLPFETSRGAMPLRTFRRGASMIRYVNTVDEFRSLAAIASAAGTPLVNAGYAYDAEILERLSRLDPKITVRRLDPGELAARLDPLSEEQERSVAGFLETARRALADLDCVPLIRQFDPVTVPALYIASQQAREQDNVRRNLAGADELWSDVLSAFADVEIEHRPELVFNWRHPLIRRIAGSPSGPALRNAVEALYGQALLAGHHPLRAADTAALNRSFLALLERSFAAPETGGGSTPTSGGGPAPAADTPSEEMP from the coding sequence ATGGAACGGCGGTTCCAGGTCGACCTACGCGGCATCGTCGACCTGCTCAGCCACCACCTCTACGCCAGTCCCCGGGTCTACGCCCGGGAACTGTTGCAGAACGCCGCCGACGCGATCACCGCCCGGCGTGCCGCCGACCCGGACGCCGCGCCGGGTCGGGTGGTCGTCGAGCCGGCCGTCGACGGGTCGCTACGCGTACACGACAACGGCATCGGGCTGACCGAGGAACAGGTGCACACCTTCCTGGCCAGCGTCGGGCGTACCTCCAAGCGCGACGAGTTGGGCTTCGCCCGGCAGGACTACCTCGGCCAGTTCGGCATCGGGTTGCTCTCCTGCTTCATGGTCGCCGACACCATCGAGGTGGTCTCCCGCTCGGCCGGCGGTGGGCCGGCGGTGCGGTGGACCGGCTACGCCGACGGCCGGTACGCCGTCGAGGTGGACGAGACCGCCCGGGAGTCCGTGGGCACCACCGTCGTCCTGCGGCCCCGGCCCGGTGGCGGGCACTGGCTCGCCCCGACGCAGGTACGGGAACTCGTCCGGTCGTACGGTCACCTGCTCGACGTCGACGTCGTCCTGACCGAGCCGGATGGCGGTCCGGAGAGCGAGCCGGAACGGCTCACCGACCCGCAGGCCCCGTGGGAGGTCGCGTACGACGATCCCGAGGTCCGCCGGGCCGCGCTGCTGGACTACGGGGCGCAACTGCTGGGCAGCCGACCGATGGAGGTCGTCGACCTGAAGGTGCCCGAGGCCGGGCTGGTCGGGGTCGGCTTCGTGCTCCCCTCGGCGGCAGCCGTCGGCCAGGGCGGGCACCGGGTCTACCTGAAGCGGATGCTGCTCAGCGAGGACGCCCGCGAGTTGGTGCCGGACTGGGCGTTCTTCCTTCGTTGCGTCGTCGACACCGCCCTGCTGCGGCCGACCGCCAGCCGCGAGGCGCTCTACGCCGACGACCTGCTCGACCGGGTACGCGAATCGCTCGGCGAGCAGATCCGGGGCTGGCTGCTCGACCTGTCGGTGCACCACCCCGACCGGCTGGCCGCCTTCCTGCGCGTACACCATCTCGGGGTAAAGGCGCTCGCGGTGCGCGACGACGAGATGCTGCGGCTGGTCGACGCCTGGCTGCCGTTCGAGACCAGCCGGGGCGCGATGCCGTTGCGCACCTTCCGGCGCGGCGCTTCGATGATCCGGTACGTGAACACGGTCGACGAGTTCCGCTCGTTGGCCGCGATCGCCAGCGCCGCCGGCACGCCGCTGGTCAACGCCGGCTACGCGTACGACGCGGAGATCCTCGAACGGCTCTCCCGGCTCGATCCGAAGATCACGGTACGCCGGCTCGATCCCGGTGAGCTGGCCGCCCGACTCGACCCGCTCAGCGAGGAGCAGGAGCGTAGCGTCGCCGGTTTCCTGGAGACCGCCCGCCGGGCCCTGGCCGATCTCGACTGTGTACCGCTGATCCGCCAGTTCGACCCGGTGACCGTGCCGGCGCTGTACATCGCCAGCCAGCAGGCCCGGGAGCAGGACAACGTACGACGTAACCTGGCCGGTGCGGACGAACTCTGGTCCGACGTGCTCTCCGCCTTCGCCGACGTCGAGATCGAACACCGACCGGAGTTGGTCTTCAACTGGCGGCATCCGCTGATCCGCCGGATCGCCGGCAGCCCGTCCGGTCCCGCGCTGCGTAACGCGGTCGAGGCGCTGTACGGGCAGGCGCTGCTCGCCGGCCACCACCCGCTGCGTGCGGCGGACACCGCCGCACTCAACCGCTCGTTCCTCGCCCTGCTGGAACGATCCTTCGCCGCCCCGGAGACCGGTGGCGGATCCACTCCGACGTCCGGCGGCGGACCGGCCCCGGCGGCGGACACCCCATCCGAGGAGATGCCATGA
- a CDS encoding YbjN domain-containing protein codes for MTDRSELLEALNDAKDLPDGEAKVVELERLTAHADAAQDVRLGFDVRMELIDAYNNHTERWRMLPAFGWCLATFDREPELFDDWDAELLRWYHKWAVATLRGTPRVGLAQTNAALDDMERRFREGGHSLHAIYNLRCRIADHLGDEAEARKWLARWRAARRDENSDCAGCDPSRQADLLAGWGDWEEAIRVVEPVLTGVLGCTEQPEKAMVTALTPYLRLGRYDEAAKAHVRAYRRHRHERDSFPYLAEHLRFCALTANYDRGLDILAEHLGWLDRPYDEMSAMEFTAAGALLCRLAAEAAAGGASAPADRTITRPAYGDRPAEELSVPAVGALLLGIMEDLAGRFDARNGTTHQSGRMAAWLAERPLDEPIPLPVDEPPAGGWSDELADLPADRLDVVAPLRVEALVAVLHERGDHYVVHEDGTVGGRWGKAIVQFEQLGERGEILHARIVAERQLPAERLADAYEFCNSWNHDRLLPKAYVHDSGDGNLLLAGDVSTDLEHGVTGQQLAVLVNATVSSGATFAEAAAELP; via the coding sequence GTGACCGACCGAAGTGAACTGCTTGAGGCGCTGAACGACGCGAAGGACCTGCCCGACGGCGAGGCCAAGGTGGTGGAGCTGGAACGGCTCACCGCACACGCCGACGCCGCGCAGGACGTACGCCTGGGCTTCGACGTCCGGATGGAACTGATCGACGCGTACAACAACCACACCGAGCGGTGGCGGATGCTGCCGGCGTTCGGGTGGTGCCTGGCCACCTTCGACCGTGAGCCGGAGCTGTTCGACGACTGGGACGCGGAACTGCTGCGCTGGTACCACAAGTGGGCGGTGGCGACGCTGCGTGGTACGCCCCGAGTGGGACTGGCCCAGACCAACGCCGCCCTCGACGACATGGAGCGGCGTTTCCGCGAGGGCGGGCACAGCCTGCACGCGATCTACAACCTGCGCTGCCGGATCGCCGACCATCTCGGTGACGAGGCGGAGGCCCGCAAGTGGCTGGCCCGATGGCGGGCCGCCCGTCGGGACGAGAACAGCGACTGCGCCGGTTGTGATCCGTCCCGCCAGGCGGACCTGCTGGCCGGCTGGGGTGACTGGGAGGAGGCGATCCGGGTCGTCGAGCCGGTGCTGACCGGGGTGCTGGGCTGCACCGAACAGCCGGAGAAGGCGATGGTCACGGCGCTCACCCCGTACCTGCGCCTGGGCCGGTACGACGAGGCCGCCAAGGCACACGTGCGGGCGTACCGGCGGCATCGCCACGAGCGGGACTCCTTCCCGTACCTGGCCGAGCACCTGCGGTTCTGTGCGTTGACCGCGAACTACGACCGGGGCCTGGACATCCTCGCCGAGCATCTCGGCTGGCTGGACCGGCCGTACGACGAGATGTCGGCGATGGAGTTCACCGCCGCGGGCGCGCTGCTCTGCCGGCTGGCGGCCGAGGCCGCAGCAGGCGGCGCGAGCGCGCCCGCCGATCGCACCATCACCCGCCCGGCGTACGGGGACCGACCGGCCGAGGAGCTGAGCGTCCCGGCCGTGGGGGCGCTCCTGCTCGGCATCATGGAAGACCTGGCCGGGCGGTTCGACGCCCGAAACGGTACGACACACCAGTCCGGCCGGATGGCCGCCTGGCTGGCGGAGCGGCCGCTCGACGAGCCGATCCCGTTGCCGGTCGACGAGCCACCGGCCGGCGGCTGGTCGGACGAGTTGGCCGACCTGCCGGCGGACCGGCTCGACGTGGTGGCACCGCTGCGGGTCGAGGCCCTCGTCGCGGTGTTGCACGAGCGCGGCGACCACTACGTCGTCCATGAGGACGGCACGGTGGGCGGCCGGTGGGGCAAGGCGATCGTCCAGTTCGAGCAGTTGGGCGAGCGGGGGGAGATCCTGCACGCCCGGATCGTCGCCGAGCGCCAGCTACCGGCCGAGCGGCTGGCCGACGCGTACGAGTTCTGCAACAGCTGGAACCACGACCGGCTGCTGCCGAAGGCGTACGTGCACGACTCCGGCGACGGCAACCTGCTCCTGGCCGGGGACGTCAGCACCGATCTGGAGCACGGGGTGACCGGACAGCAGCTCGCCGTCCTGGTCAACGCGACAGTCTCGTCGGGTGCCACGTTCGCCGAAGCGGCGGCCGAACTGCCGTGA
- a CDS encoding TetR/AcrR family transcriptional regulator C-terminal domain-containing protein — translation MDIGRGPEPESGLNLDRIVRTAIEVADAYGLDGLSMRRVATALGAGTMSLYRHVPGRAELVDLMVDVAFGEIHYPEPGPAGWRARIELAARQEWAMYRRHPWVLPIVAGTHRPPLGRNVLANIEWILSALDRHGLDPESMTQAYLTVSDYVQGAALYLRNEAEDERRTGVTSEQWWAARAESLTGLTATGQFPTLSRLLTAAPAQRRSAGKDFEFGLRRMLDGLAVLLGEATAGTSRGLSKVTIQPEFRPARPSDIGEIPVATAAALELLGRRWTTELLYLLSQGEARFGELARAIPGISRRILTERLRQLAEAGLVDRRDDAGRVTYALTERGAGLRGALEQIHAWAGTVPAPPAQADPAPPG, via the coding sequence ATGGACATAGGCCGTGGCCCCGAGCCCGAGTCGGGGTTGAACCTCGACCGGATCGTGCGGACCGCGATCGAGGTCGCCGACGCGTACGGGCTGGACGGGTTGTCCATGCGCCGGGTCGCCACCGCCCTCGGTGCCGGGACGATGTCGCTCTACCGGCACGTGCCCGGTCGCGCCGAACTGGTCGACCTCATGGTGGACGTGGCGTTCGGCGAGATCCACTACCCCGAACCCGGACCGGCCGGCTGGCGGGCCCGGATCGAGCTTGCCGCCCGACAGGAGTGGGCGATGTATCGCCGGCACCCCTGGGTCCTGCCCATCGTCGCCGGCACCCACCGGCCACCGTTGGGCCGCAACGTGCTGGCGAACATCGAGTGGATACTGTCCGCCCTCGACAGGCACGGGCTGGATCCGGAGTCGATGACGCAGGCATACCTCACGGTCAGCGACTACGTACAGGGCGCGGCACTCTATCTACGTAACGAGGCCGAGGACGAGCGGCGTACCGGAGTAACGAGCGAACAGTGGTGGGCGGCGCGGGCGGAGAGCCTGACCGGCCTGACGGCGACCGGCCAGTTCCCGACGCTCTCCCGGCTGCTGACGGCGGCCCCGGCTCAGCGGCGGAGCGCCGGTAAGGACTTCGAGTTCGGACTCCGACGGATGCTGGACGGTCTTGCCGTGTTACTCGGTGAGGCGACTGCGGGGACCAGCCGGGGGTTGTCAAAAGTAACCATTCAGCCGGAGTTCCGCCCTGCCAGGCCATCCGACATCGGGGAGATACCCGTAGCCACCGCCGCCGCGCTGGAACTACTCGGCCGGCGGTGGACCACCGAACTGCTCTACCTGCTCTCTCAGGGCGAGGCCCGGTTCGGTGAGCTGGCCCGCGCCATTCCCGGCATCTCCCGCCGGATCCTCACCGAACGACTACGCCAGCTCGCCGAGGCGGGCCTGGTCGACCGCCGTGACGATGCCGGCCGGGTGACGTACGCCCTCACCGAGCGGGGCGCCGGCCTGCGTGGTGCACTCGAACAGATCCACGCCTGGGCTGGTACCGTCCCCGCCCCGCCCGCCCAGGCCGACCCGGCCCCGCCCGGTTGA
- a CDS encoding GNAT family N-acetyltransferase, producing the protein MTETITVRPGQPADVPAIVTTIDEAGFDEAVFSWVIPDEQARRERLATGAEQQTAWVTSTLATAEIVTAGTPSREIAGVAVWQFEDGEPETAPADLTDFFAQAYGPYAARMMLVLELTGQRHPRHEPHWYLQQILVVPALRGHGLGGALLRHQLARADAAGVPAYLEASSPRNRALYERYGFQPLGDSIALPEDGPRLQPMWRPLRIGRAPAYRLSGSTDVVVGS; encoded by the coding sequence ATGACCGAGACCATCACGGTACGACCGGGGCAGCCAGCGGACGTGCCAGCAATCGTGACGACCATCGACGAGGCCGGCTTCGACGAGGCGGTCTTCAGCTGGGTGATCCCGGACGAACAGGCCCGGCGGGAGCGGCTCGCCACCGGCGCCGAACAGCAGACCGCCTGGGTGACCAGTACCCTCGCCACCGCCGAGATCGTTACGGCCGGCACCCCGTCCCGAGAGATCGCCGGGGTGGCGGTGTGGCAGTTCGAGGATGGCGAGCCGGAGACCGCACCCGCCGACCTCACCGACTTCTTCGCGCAGGCCTACGGCCCATACGCGGCACGCATGATGCTCGTGCTGGAGCTGACCGGGCAACGCCATCCCCGCCACGAACCGCACTGGTACCTGCAACAGATCCTGGTCGTGCCCGCGTTGCGGGGGCACGGGCTCGGCGGTGCGCTGCTGCGCCACCAACTTGCCCGAGCCGATGCCGCCGGTGTGCCGGCCTACCTGGAGGCAAGCAGCCCGCGCAACCGCGCGCTGTACGAACGGTACGGATTCCAGCCGCTGGGCGACTCGATCGCACTGCCGGAAGACGGACCACGGCTGCAACCAATGTGGCGGCCCCTGAGGATAGGAAGGGCCCCTGCCTATCGCCTTTCGGGGTCTACCGACGTCGTCGTGGGTTCATGA
- a CDS encoding threonine ammonia-lyase, which translates to MEHAPTFADILAARNVLADHLPATPMWSYPALDELAGATVYVKHENVQPIGAFKVRGGLTLLAGLPAELRARGLVTYSTGNHAQSLAYACARFQVRCTVVMPTSASEEKVRAVRGLGTTVVLDGADMTAAQRAAERLATEDAGLLISPGDTGALLAGVGTLYLEILEACPDLDAIVVPVGSGTGAAAAGLVTAELAPRCRIIGVQSSAAPAAHDSWRAGTCVTRPNHTRVDGLATGRGFTLPQQLMRTGLSDFHLVTDAQIATAQRILASHAHTLAEGAGAAALAAVLARPDRFAGQRLAVVCTGGNASTAEIAALSGSCDVVVGGSSRSSDHEPTTTSVDPERR; encoded by the coding sequence GTGGAACACGCGCCGACCTTCGCCGACATCCTTGCTGCCCGCAACGTGCTGGCTGACCACCTGCCGGCCACGCCGATGTGGTCGTATCCCGCGCTTGACGAACTCGCTGGCGCGACGGTGTACGTCAAGCACGAGAACGTGCAGCCGATCGGCGCGTTCAAGGTCCGTGGCGGGCTGACCCTGCTGGCCGGCTTGCCGGCCGAGCTGCGCGCCCGTGGCCTGGTGACGTACTCGACCGGTAACCACGCCCAGTCCCTGGCGTACGCATGCGCCCGCTTCCAGGTGCGGTGCACGGTCGTCATGCCGACATCAGCCAGCGAGGAGAAGGTTCGGGCCGTGCGCGGGCTCGGCACGACGGTGGTGCTCGACGGGGCGGACATGACCGCCGCGCAGCGCGCGGCGGAGCGACTGGCAACCGAGGACGCCGGTCTGCTGATCAGTCCCGGCGACACCGGGGCGCTGCTGGCGGGTGTTGGCACGTTGTACCTGGAGATACTCGAAGCCTGCCCGGACCTGGACGCGATCGTGGTGCCGGTCGGCAGCGGCACCGGTGCCGCCGCAGCCGGCCTGGTCACCGCTGAACTCGCCCCGCGCTGCCGCATCATCGGCGTGCAGTCGTCGGCCGCCCCGGCAGCCCACGACTCCTGGCGGGCCGGCACCTGTGTCACGCGACCCAACCACACCAGGGTCGACGGACTGGCCACCGGGCGAGGGTTCACCCTGCCACAACAGTTGATGCGCACCGGGCTGAGCGACTTCCACCTGGTGACCGACGCGCAGATCGCGACGGCACAACGGATACTGGCGAGCCACGCGCACACTCTCGCCGAAGGTGCCGGGGCCGCCGCGCTCGCCGCCGTGCTCGCCCGCCCCGACCGGTTCGCCGGCCAGCGCCTCGCCGTGGTCTGTACCGGCGGTAACGCCTCCACCGCCGAGATCGCTGCATTGAGCGGATCCTGTGACGTCGTCGTGGGTGGGTCGAGCAGGTCGTCGGATCATGAACCCACGACGACGTCGGTAGACCCCGAAAGGCGATAG
- a CDS encoding LysR family transcriptional regulator, translated as MLDVTRLRVLAAVSRYGSVTTAARALGYAQASVSHHLARLEAETGCQLTQRVGRGIRLTEAGQMLAQRAEEILGRLDVAEVDLAAYTGLRAGRVRLAAFPSALGTFVPAAAAAYLTAHPGVEVRFTEAEPPDAIRLLRTGQVDVAVVFSYPDAPPGDGLRHTPLLTEDIFLVTPTGMTGDQLSDHARQRWIGGCERCRDHLLRLCATAGFQPEIAFTTDDYVAAQSLVAAGLGVTTLPALALAAQRHDGVRTVQIPTAQRRVDAVVYGEPPDPPATAALLTQLTRAAATHRPMNLIGRKAVHRP; from the coding sequence GTGTTGGACGTGACACGCCTACGGGTCCTGGCCGCGGTGTCCCGGTACGGCTCGGTCACCACCGCCGCACGCGCCCTGGGCTACGCCCAAGCCTCGGTGAGCCACCACCTTGCCCGGCTGGAGGCCGAGACGGGCTGCCAGCTGACCCAGCGGGTCGGCCGCGGTATCCGGCTCACCGAAGCAGGACAGATGCTGGCGCAACGAGCCGAGGAGATCCTCGGGCGACTCGACGTGGCAGAGGTCGACCTTGCGGCGTACACGGGGCTACGCGCCGGACGCGTCCGGTTGGCCGCCTTCCCGTCCGCGTTGGGAACCTTCGTGCCGGCCGCCGCCGCCGCGTATCTCACCGCGCACCCCGGCGTCGAGGTGCGCTTCACCGAGGCCGAACCACCGGACGCGATCCGACTGCTACGCACCGGGCAGGTCGACGTCGCCGTCGTTTTCAGCTATCCGGACGCGCCACCGGGCGACGGGCTGCGGCACACCCCTCTGCTGACCGAGGACATCTTTCTCGTAACGCCGACCGGGATGACCGGTGATCAGCTGTCCGACCACGCCCGTCAACGATGGATCGGCGGCTGCGAACGATGCCGGGATCATCTTCTCCGCCTGTGCGCCACAGCCGGATTCCAGCCTGAGATCGCATTCACCACCGACGACTACGTCGCCGCCCAATCACTGGTCGCCGCCGGCTTGGGTGTCACCACACTGCCCGCTCTGGCCCTGGCCGCGCAGCGGCACGATGGCGTACGAACCGTCCAGATCCCCACGGCGCAGCGGCGTGTCGACGCCGTCGTGTACGGCGAACCACCCGACCCGCCGGCCACCGCCGCACTGCTGACCCAGCTGACCCGAGCCGCCGCGACCCACCGACCGATGAACCTGATCGGAAGGAAAGCGGTTCACCGCCCCTGA
- a CDS encoding DUF2784 domain-containing protein, translated as MGYRLLTTLILVLHFGFLVYLVVGGFLAWRWPRTGWLHVAAAGWGAAVVAAGLDCPLTYAEHWSRRRAGETGAMRGFIDRYVEGVLYPERYSEWVMALVAIVVVASWLGWWLLRRRGGDRGRIRSSQGR; from the coding sequence ATGGGTTACCGGCTGTTGACGACGCTGATCCTGGTGCTGCACTTCGGCTTCCTGGTGTACCTGGTGGTCGGCGGCTTCCTGGCCTGGCGGTGGCCCCGGACCGGCTGGCTGCACGTGGCCGCCGCCGGCTGGGGGGCCGCCGTGGTCGCGGCCGGCCTGGACTGCCCGTTGACCTACGCCGAGCACTGGTCCCGGCGGCGGGCCGGGGAAACCGGCGCGATGCGCGGTTTCATCGACCGGTACGTCGAGGGCGTGCTCTATCCCGAGCGCTACAGCGAGTGGGTGATGGCCTTGGTGGCGATCGTGGTGGTCGCCTCCTGGCTCGGCTGGTGGCTGCTCCGACGCCGTGGTGGCGACCGGGGGCGCATCCGATCGTCTCAGGGGCGGTGA